The following are encoded together in the Lytechinus variegatus isolate NC3 chromosome 19, Lvar_3.0, whole genome shotgun sequence genome:
- the LOC121406324 gene encoding ankyrin-3-like, with product MEGIDQELHYEVSEGNLKRVKQLIKRGAEINRTDQDGNTSLHVAVQSNQVNIIEYLIKRGADLEKVTTYGHTPLHLAASHGRLQATKVILGHGASIDKINKEGQSACHIAIIKGKLDVVRYLITKGAKIYHEATVAEDSLLQIAAAYGAMDIMEYLIGQGIQVNQENAEGSTALHIAAKNGHLDVTTYLVSKGAEVEKEDNRGKTSLHWAVKFGHLEVVRYLISQGAKVNKANKQGWTVLHLAAGAGHLEVAKHLILRRADVNKRSESGMTALLSAAHKGHVDVIKYLISQKAEINVKAKSGFMAVHIASEMGHLDVVKYLLSQGIGVDTCDDSGYTPLHLAIRNGKTDLSKCLINLGANVNTGENYGSTPLHLAAEIGNLDITKYLISKGAEVNSRDNEFTTALHIACKNGDLNIAKYLIDQGADTKKRKNNGQTSLLVAAQGNHLHVVEYLINQRVGLNTQDKHGFTALHLAAQAGNFDITKHLILKGAEVNKAKYDGFTALHSAAENGCLDVTKYLIDHGAEVNHTDNRGLTALHTAVEGGSVHIAEYITAKGAHLNMRNNSGETALHIAAKNNDLDLTKFLMSQGADVNTRDNDNRTALQYAWTKGFRDVFDYLISHKADVNKEHNNTHNALEDTDAKNSHLDNTKHLISHEAQVSNGDYVDRRALDTGAGFNNELYFVWNDLHNGARVNNEYVTFNELHTGARVNNEEYVPFKYLLTGARVNNEEYVPFNDLHTRARVNNEEYVPFNDLHTRARVNNEEYVPFNDLHTRARVNNEEYVPFNMFNDLHTGWCSLHTAAEHNDLIGEESQVNKGDNYGSTALHDASLQGHLYVVHCLIWQGVDVNTGDIDGNSALHFAAFNGHLDVTVYLLNQGAEVNKEAENGNTALHYAAWRGHLAVMKYLTKYSNQEVAVYENIKPHDPPSHQESHAGVTEYVLRSADVNKVNKEGRTALHFAAEKGRTDVAEYLLTQGAGVNEGDNGGWTALHFAVQNRHFDLVKILLEGGARTDAEDIYGQTSLQLSQLLGYKDITDLLTSGCTSEVSQVEVLDIQHAIEHGHTPSIEKIVSSGTDLNAQSTDGQTCLHKAIKLCYKTGVTVERSATLKRISDEFYDGKLSPEMALVFYLLENGARTDVEDAEGNLPIQYAKDEVVRQMILSRLTSLEDIKSYREIGPAPSVKSIEIGADDTLEKALDDHGVSVIIPSDAIHQDHSRRITVTLLEHPSCLDVQEDESLACCGIKCDPGNMIFNNSVMIRIPHCFSVINPDQIRPDIVCHEWDSVNDLPNTSRRRSSTSPDRPPHCRVYGRHLELYIDRCAEWWVLIPLEQQLVRQKIICTPYIPDKIDKGKKIDVHLHLHANIPGMEADAEEEERKQSYHKAHPSVPINVATKSGDLVKIEVGEVGRVLKVL from the exons atgGAAGGGATAGATCAAGAGCTTCATTATGAGGTATCTGAGGGTAATTTAAAACGAGTAAAACAGTTGATCAAACGTGGTGCTGAAATAAACCGAACAGATCAAGACGGAAACACAAGTTTACATGTCGCTGTGCAGAGCAACCAGGTTAACATCATTGAATACCTTATTAAACGCGGTGCTGACTTGGAAAAGGTGACCACGTATGGACACACACCCTTACATCTCGCTGCTTCGCACGGACGTCTACAAGCAACAAAAGTTATACTCGGTCATGGAGCGAGCattgacaaaataaataaagagggACAATCTGCATGTCACATCGCTATAATTAAGGGAAAGCTTGATGTTGTGCGATACTTAATCACCAAGGGGGCAAAGATCTACCATGAAGCCACCGTGGCAGAAGACTCACTCCTACAAATTGCAGCAGCATACGGCGCAATGGATATAATGGAATACCTAATTGGTCAAGGAATTCAGGTAAACCAGGAGAATGCTGAAGGTTcgactgcattacacattgctgcaaaaaatggtcatcttgatgttaCCACATATCTTGTCAGTAAAGGAGCTGAAGTggaaaaagaagataatagagGAAAAACATCTTTACATTGGGCTGTTAAGTTTGGCCATCTGGAAGTTGTCAGATATCTGATCTCTCAAGGAGCTAAGGTGAATAAGGCCAATAAGCAAGGTTGGACAGTATTGCACCTTGCTGCTGGGGCGGGTCATCTTGAGGTTGCAAAGCATCTTATTCTTCGTAGAGCCGATGTGAATAAAAGAAGTGAGAGCGGCATGACTGCTTTACTCAGTGCTGCTCATAAGGGTCATGTggacgtcatcaaatatctgattagTCAAAAAGCTGAGATAAATGTAAAAGCTAAAAGCGGTTTCATGGCAGTACACATCGCGTCGGAAATgggtcatcttgatgtcgttAAGTACCTGTTAAGTCAAGGAATTGGAGTAGATACATGTGATGATTCTGGGTATACGCCATTGCATTTAGCAATTCGAAATGGTAAAACCGATCTCTCAAAGTGTCTTATCAATCTTGGTGCTAATGTGAACACGGGTGAAAATTATGGTTCGACACCATTGCATCTCGCGGCTGAGATTGGTAATCTCGACATTACCAAATATCTGATCAGCAAAGGCGCTGAGGTGAATAGCAGAGACAATGAGTTTACCACTGCGTTACACATTGCTTGCAAAAATGGCGATCTTAATATTGCCAAGTATCTGATCGATCAGGGAGCTGATacgaagaagagaaaaaataacGGTCAGACCTCGCTCCTAGTTGCTGCTCAAGGGAATCACTTGCATGTCGTTGAATATCTGATCAATCAGAGAGTCGGGTTAAACACACAAGACAAACATGGCTTTACTGCGCTACATCTTGCTGCTCAGGCAGGTAATTTCGACATCACCAAACATCTGATCCTTAAAGGGGCTGAAGTCAATAAGGCTAAATATGATGGTTTTACAGCATTACACAGTGCCGCTGAGAATGGTTGTCTTGATGTCACTAAATATCTAATTGATCATGGAGCTGAAGTAAACCATACTGACAATAGAGGTTTGACGGCATTGCACACTGCTGTTGAGGGTGGTAGTGTTCATATTGCGGAATATATAACAGCTAAAGGAGCCCATTTGAATATGAGAAACAATTCTGGTGAGACAGCATTACACATTGCAGCTAAGAATAATGATCTGGATCTCACGAAATTTCTGATGAGTCAAGGAGCCGATGTGAATACTAGAGATAACGACAATCGCACTGCATTGCAATATGCTTGGACGAAGGGTTTTCGTGATGTCTTTGACTATCTGATCAGTCACAAAGCCGATGTGAATAAGGAACACAATAACACCCACAATGCATTGGAAGATACTGATGCTAAGAATAGTCATCTTGATAACACAAAACATCTTATTAGTCACGAAGCTCAAGTAAGTAATGGGGATTATGTTGACAGGAGGGCCTTAGACACTGGAGCTGGATTCAATAATGAACTTTATTTTGTCTGGAATGACTTACACAACGGAGCTAGAGTCAATAATGAGTATGTTACCTTCAATGAATTACACACTGGAGCAAGAGTCAATAATGAAGAGTATGTTCCCTTCAAATACTTACTCACTGGAGCTAGAGTCAATAATGAAGAGTATGTTCCCTTCAATGACTTACACACTAGAGCTAGAGTCAATAATGAAGAGTATGTTCCCTTCAATGACTTACACACTAGAGCTAGAGTCAATAATGAAGAGTATGTTCCCTTCAATGACTTACACACTAGAGCTAGAGTCAATAATGAAGAGTATGTTcccttcaacatgttcaatgacTTACACACTGGTTGGTGTTCCTTACACACTGCGGCTGAACACAATGATCTCATAGGTGAAGAATCTCAAGTCAATAAAGGAGACAATTACGGCTCGACTGCACTACACGATGCTTCTCTTCAAGGTCATTTATATGTCGTTCATTGTCTGATTTGGCAGGGAGTTGACGTAAATACGGGAGACATCGATGGCAATAGTGCTTTACACTTCGCTGCTTTCAATGGCCATCTTGATGTCACCGTGTATCTTCTTAACCAGGGCGCTGAAGTAAATAAAGAAGCTGAGAATGGGAATACTGCATTACACTATGCTGCTTGGAGAGGTCATCTAGCTGTCATGAAATATCTTACTAAATATTCCAATCAAGAGGTTGCTGTATATGAAAACATAAAACCTCATGACCCGCCTTCGCATCAAGAGAGTCATGCTGGCGTCACTGAGTATGTTTTGCGCAGTGCAGACGTGAATAAAGTAAACAAGGAAGGTAGAACTGCCTTACACTTTGCTGCTGAGAAGGGCCGTACTGACGTCGCGGAGTACCTACTTACTCAAGGAGCTGGCGTGAATGAAGGAGACAATGGTGGCTGGACAGCATTACACTTTGCTGTTCAGAATAGGCACTTTGATCTGGTTAAAATTCTGTTAGAAGGAGGGGCACGTACTGACGCAGAAGATATTTACGGACAGACATCTCTACAGTTGTCTCAGTTACTTGGGTACAAAGACATCACTGATCTTCTCACCAGCGGCTGCACATCAGAG GTGAGCCAAGTTGAAGTGCTGGACATACAACATGCCATTGAACACGGTCACACCCCCTCCATTGAGAAGATAGTTTCAAGTGGAACTGATCTCAATGCCCAGTCTACTGACGGTCAGACGTGTCTTCACAAAGCCATCAAATTGTGCTACAAGACTGGGGTAACTGTGGAAAGAAGTGCCACGCTAAAAAGG ATTTCGGATGAGTTTTACGATGGAAAACTATCTCCTGAGATGGCCCTCGTGTTTTATCTCCTGGAGAACGGAGCTAGGACAGATGTGGAGGATGCAGAGGGCAACTTACCGATCCAGTATGCCAAAGATGAGGTGGTCAGACAGATGATTTTGTCCAG aTTGACTTCATTGGAGGACATCAAATCATACCGAG AAATTGGACCCGCACCATCAGTAAAGTCCATTGAGATCGGAGCTGATGACACTTTGGAAAAAGCACTAGACGATCATGGCGTATCAGTGATCATTCCGTCAGATGCCATTCATCAGGATCACTCACGTCGGATCACCGTAACCCTTTTAGAACACCCTTCATGTCTAGATGTTCAGGAAGATGAATCATTGGCATGCTGTGGTATCAAGTGTGATCCTGGAAATATGATCTTCAATAACTCCGTGATGATCAGAATTCCACATTGTTTCTCCGTTATCAACCCAGATCAAATACGACCAGATATCGTCTGCCATGAATGGGATTCAGTGAACG ATCTCCCAAATACGTCAAGGAGGAGATCATCCACCTCACCAGACAGACCACCACACTGTAGAGTGTATGGTAGACATCTTGAGCTTTACATTGACCGCTGTGCCGAGTGGTGGGTTCTTATTCCCCTTGAGCAACAGTTGGTCCGACAGAAGATTATTTGTACGCCATACATTCCGGACAAGATAGATAAAGGCAAGAAGATCGATGTTCATCTCCATCTGCATGCAAACATTCCAGGAATGGAAGCG GATGCAGAAGAGGAGGAAAGGAAACAATCATATCACAAGGCCCATCCATCTGTTCCTATCAACGTAGCAACAAAGTCTGGAGACCTTGTTAAGATAGAGGTTGGAGAGGTCGGACGTGTTTTAAAAGTGCTCTga